The following nucleotide sequence is from Vibrio sp. SCSIO 43136.
CTTTTCATCTTGGGCTAAAGTAAAAGCCCCCTGTTTTTTCATGCTGAACATGCCTTTTGCACCGTCGCTGCCCATGCCAGTTAAAATAGCGCCAACCGATTTTCCACCGCACACTTCCGCCACCGCCTCAAACATCACATCGACTGACGGTTTATGGCGGTTCACGGGAGCACTATCATCCAAACAGCCATATAACTGTGCACCTCGCTTGACCACCACCAGGTGCTTATCTCCTGGAGCAACATAAGCGTGGCCAACCTTTAATGGTGTATCGTTTTGCGTCACTTCGGTAACCGTTAGACTTGATGAGTCATTCAGCCGCTGAGCAAACGAGGCCGAGAATAATGCGCTGATATGCTGAGTAATGACAATCGGTGGTAAGTTATCAGGTAATGACGACAGCACATGACGCACCGCTTCTGTGCCGCCTGTTGATGCCCCAATGGCAATCACTTGGCAATCTTTGGTAGCCGATGCTCTTTCAATGACGCTTGGCGGTTTGCTAGGCTCTTGATCAACATTTGCCCCCGCCGCCATTTTGATCTTGTCTGTGACCGATTTTCGGTAAGCGATCATTTCCCCTGGATCATGAATTGCGGGCTTGGGAAAGTAGTCCACTGCACCAATCTCAAGTGCCTGCAGCGTGACATCCGCTCCATGCTGAGTGAGGGTTGAAATCATCACCACTGGCATAGGACGTAAACGCATCAGATTTTTCAGAAACTGCACCCCATTCATTTTGGGCATTTCAATATCTAGAGTGAGCACATCCGGGTTGTGCTGCTTAATAAGTTCCCGAGCTTGATAAGGGTCTTCCGCAGCAGCAACCACCATCAGTTTGGGGTCTGAGTTGATGATCTCAGATAAGAGCGCTCGAAATACCGGGGAGTCATCCACCACCATTACTTTGATTTTTTGTGTCATCAGAATAGCTCCACATCGTCATCGTGAGGGCGATGGCTCTCCACATCCAAGCGTTTGGCGTATTCGTCTTCACGCTGACGAACCTGTTTCACCTCTGCAAATCGAATTCGTTTTACCCAAGCCCTGCCTGTCAATGGATCGAACATCACTTTGCGCGCATCGAGCCCACCTAAGCACTGCGACTGCACGTCTAAATGTTCTTCATGGGCATAATTAAGAGCA
It contains:
- a CDS encoding chemotaxis response regulator protein-glutamate methylesterase: MTQKIKVMVVDDSPVFRALLSEIINSDPKLMVVAAAEDPYQARELIKQHNPDVLTLDIEMPKMNGVQFLKNLMRLRPMPVVMISTLTQHGADVTLQALEIGAVDYFPKPAIHDPGEMIAYRKSVTDKIKMAAGANVDQEPSKPPSVIERASATKDCQVIAIGASTGGTEAVRHVLSSLPDNLPPIVITQHISALFSASFAQRLNDSSSLTVTEVTQNDTPLKVGHAYVAPGDKHLVVVKRGAQLYGCLDDSAPVNRHKPSVDVMFEAVAEVCGGKSVGAILTGMGSDGAKGMFSMKKQGAFTLAQDEKSSVVYGMPRVAAETGAAQSIVPLDKIAKVICQSLTK